A genomic stretch from Apis cerana isolate GH-2021 linkage group LG7, AcerK_1.0, whole genome shotgun sequence includes:
- the LOC107998432 gene encoding huntingtin isoform X1 — protein sequence MTTLNNVLKAIEALKSAQESNTLLSDSNARKDKLTCCMTITEGICSPTVKVAAKFPQVLSLSIETLLILCNDDESDVRMVADETLNKIIRAMADSNIVKIQIELYNEIKRNGPARTLRAALWRFGLLSHMIRPTRGKAYVFNLIPCIVTIAHRSEESVIETLSQSLPLIMKTLGPFMTDNDIKTLLKAFFENVSSVQAAFRRAAANMILATCLNCRKPQFFLNYVLKYLLAIVVPINEDESRIATIIGIFGCIRIILPHICNSSEIQDDDIVQTDTLLQIYELCLHYTKWHSDHNVINAVLETLTQFLKSPSKVLVSLLLSNQGITHSRIALNQNEMTLSLSQASTSSTATACEENSDYTLNLLDSDLPEINPKIEKWILDSETVPPLVQNLQIPKECTNNVIEMKGKILENYNSLKFGVTDNETVEEGSDIGSEIEKSEKFYSNLQNEAKEVDSTEEIASSIASPKKLSLDFSLREIDIGTFTDSDISLKFCCRYLVSSFLLTGNVGYVIPDKYFRVSVKSLALTCVAYILRLCPNLFLIPVAKESNSNENEQMITDILLFANHPDPQIRGNVSIIIGTFLKSIYIQYGGSFKKFEEEIANKIRGIISLENLIKLLLKGLEDDSATTCRQTLTALSLCLPELLESVDNKHGITVLTALPQLVKNPYFLVKIKLVELLSEISYVTVEHICGGSMFQKHFIDVIVTLLGDQDQRIRHAASDAIVKSIPLLHYQQPHDDVITRKAVQYTEKFLSAVTRSSVELSSCQQKQKFFINTSIQPFTALNFHDAMNYRPNVEYSLSIIINMLAEILGVQSSKYLVYGCCEALFRLSEVYSTTVYIRGWDCISPKTLLKKSHKKGGSRLDISDSNFTNDMMPSSVSNGLLSLALSLLSSSPISLDLLTHKHLVLLAGNLASGLAFCNFKPNDPTKTWWGTFKDKQIELLLIHIMRVLNIFVHIIDDVQLTQTSTKTTLPSLSSTQTLSPKKKIISEPKMKEKGEKIGSSKFGKEQMGAFISTSHYMKMYEILKAAHLNYLATLEPYASEMYLSLLNAILDVLSQILEIISVNEAAQIAEEILYYLQNTVVLSPTATVQCVQQLLKCLFSTNVCAQWNELDIQKNSDRITILWDDIKGFYNYCFQNPARQMADTIKSIGNNCRGENEPDTGWIGLLHRKGDRKFSSIFKNLSRSSDQKTSVASFIRLFEPMVIKSLKQYTVTSNVSLQCQVLMLLSQLVQLRVNYCLLDSERIFIGFVLKQFEFIEEGHVKQTEDLLPKIFNFLVHLSYEKNHSKAIIGIPKIIQLCDGLMASGQPALTYCIPALAPVVEDVFLIRNASLNPVEQRELETTREVLISMLLRLVEYYQIIELLALCLTESRFSGDGNGEEKWRRWSRLTMDSVLPMLTAGKIRIESEKAHIAMVKLFAAISPTVFRPVDPLLKVLFAKPDSLDTSSLRLKRWLGVVNVVLLSLIACSKEEAMLARLSDLSINFSELSQSFLHTKTSRTTDPLNVLDSQLVKVPPERILARFIFNVINLVGSKVYNLLGLLNPNLNDPYVAFSESIENDYYLIHQFAFFLQLCIHMFESGSHCKVANAVIQMIQGRNVLEEEKLPIADLNFLMLNIGNKCPTLTCQWAYLMTLLGYNEMTFWSKILGTRRAEYVVHCPPSEEKNINCESSINIQIIRKGGIILFCDYVCETLCDAEPLTWLLVNHTEETVNNAIESPVRDLLTTAIHRNPAASGLLVQAIATKCTDLSPPSFVKRLLQCIEGAHHSQSGAVLMTLIPRLLSTKYLALSRMAAKIASRRVEILLTTPAADVMKQLSKDDFTKIMETLQMTKLAKKHGGLVSLLNKLGVQYYDLSPLELDQCRPFNPSTVKSIQLDRNWFLSQVKLRCCNSNINYNLSEAAQLLKVLDFEDCLGILSSKEFNIAILKPCIILGVRMSVEKCQKLEFGVAQNEKDFNFETSPLYSAAKQCLLDHVHYVIDLMPKPHYIYDPTQSNNNSRELKYAIRLNELLNESVYWDVLFMLIPAVKIYMKTLSKLAKYNLAKIDKKSEEDLAKFAVLCLELTYWMVHCDEKKVKKLKPRNMELALSCASEILKHPGPNKVFGENTRYSWVCSGAASLTRIVEYLLTTLDALPVIDTRALDPALEDEDTKDFAHACTRMANLIAWLERCQNEQSSPTNIPRYMFDTIQDLIVSISRQPLVNSYILTPPLVWKQNWNVVGSGPTKCYFPLLPSESNLLQEVEILEQFIYRINLLGWISRLQFEEIWMALLGVLNLSQNENVSREEIPTLIQASTLAVQAITKLLLHTLLLPYPGNPKASTVIHHPRDPQLSVHKISSQKLYAIQDLLTWKYECMNDLEINYGLNMDHIFHRGNVERVANLSKYTYSQLSVSYLWSLCNLYEDKLNASVLNLKNRRNDALMSASLDLDSCLRFLIELYTSWMSPQANTPIQLLTETVKSILAISELFVERAQYQWMLDTCLEISRIHPAENDILHQYLVISVCKAAAVLTPLDFETLDKVKRLVDANLKSNFLPAKVSALHGSLYLLQSAVLANCEETMNIIHPLAIEYIQKHLDAQDLSGVLSQSEEHQGVMWALVFFLLEHAEDTPPDTEAPAVLELVLTLLTSQNISYSLHQTLLQGLERLVATKSVIGKVAEQIVKVAIDRLKQPSPMLSLPALQLLLTCMYTESSDRLNQLKTEEPLPDIEPETLVRSIERTSAIFDKIRRGHSMEVELLCTVLSSVLADFFPPLEILTKVIGEFLSPQQPHPRLLSAVVFKVCERACTCAQMELLQDWVVFSLPNFIQSLPITMSTWCLSCFFISTSTNHWLRALFPYIQSRIGKHEYEDKKILCIAASDFYRKLSKETQKKAFVETFEAAAKEPGTPFSDILASF from the exons ATGACAACATTAAATAACGTATTAAAAGCTATAGAAGCTTTAAAATCAGCTCAAGAGTCGAACACTCTTCTGTCAGATTCGAATGCAag gaaagataaattaaCATGTTGCATGACAATAACAGAAGGAATATGTTCACCAACTGTTAAAGTAGCAGCCAAGTTTCCTCAAGTACTTAGTCTTTCAATTGAAACATTACTGATATTGTGTAATGATGATGAATCTGATGTCAGAATGGTAGCAgatgaaacattaaataaaattataagg gcAATGGCTGAcagtaatattgttaaaattcaaatagaactttataatgaaataaaaagaaatggacCTGCTAGAACATTAAGAGCTGCTCTCTGGAGATTTGGACTTCTCAGTCATATGATTCGTCCTACAAGAGGAAAAgcatatgtatttaatttgataccATGCATAGTAACTATTGCACATCGATCTGAGGAATCTGTAATTGAAACACTGTCACAATCATTAccattaattatgaaaacacTAGGGCCTTTTATGACAGACAATGATATCAAG acATTATTGAAAGCATTCTTTGAAAATGTATCTTCTGTACAAGCAGCATTTCGTAGAGCTGCAGCAAATATGATTTTAGCAACATGTTTAAATTGTCGAAaaccacaattttttttaaattatgtattgaaatatcttttag cTATTGTAGTGCCTATAAATGAAGATGAAAGTCGTATAGCAACCATTATTGGTATATTTGGttgtataagaataattttaccgCATATATGCAATTCTTCAGAAATTCAAGATGATGACATAGTTCAGACAGATAccttattacaaatttatgaaCTATGTTTACATTATACAAAATGGCATTCTGATCATAACGTTATAAATGCCGTTTTGGAAACATTAACACAGTTTTTAAAGTCACCTTCAAAAGTTTtagtatcattattattatcgaatcaAGGTATAACACATAGCAGAATAGCAttgaatcaaaatgaaatgacATTATCATTAAGTCAAGCAAGTACTTCTAGTACTGCAACTGCTTGTGAAGAAAATTCTgattatactttaaatttacttGATTCTGATTTACCTGAAATAAATCCAAAGATAGAAAAGTGGATATTAGATTCTGAAACTGTACCTCCTTTGGtccaaaatttacaaattcccaaggaatgtacaaataatgttatagaaatgaaaggaaagattttagaaaattataatagtttgaaATTTGGAGTAACTGATA atGAAACAGTTGAAGAAGGTAGTGACATTGGaagtgaaatagaaaaatcggagaaattttattcaaatttacaaaACGAAGCAAAAGAAGTAGACTCTACCGAGGAAATTGCATCGTCTATCGCTTCTCCTAAGAAACTTTCTCTAGATTTTTCATTACGGGAAATAGATATTGGAACTTTTACAGATTctgatatatctttaaaattttgttgtcGTTATTTAGTATCATCTTTCCTTTTAACTGGCAATGTTGGTTATGTAATACCAGACAAATATTTTCGTGTTAGTGTAAAATCTCTTGCTTTAACTTGCGTGGCTTATATTTTAAGACTTTGcccgaatttatttttaattcctgttgcaaaagaatcaaattctaatgaaaatgaacaaatgataacagatattttattatttgcaaatcaTCCAGATCCTCAAATTAGGGGTaatgtatcaattattattggtacatttttaaaatctatatatattcaatatggaggatcttttaaaaaatttgaagaagaaatcgcaaataaaattcgtggcattatatctttagaaaatttgattaaattacttttaaag gGTTTAGAAGATGATTCTGCTACTACATGTCGACAAACATTAACAGCACTTAGTTTATGTCTACCAGAATTGTTAGAATCTGTTGACAATAAACATGGAATTACTGTATTAACTGCATTACCTCAACTAGTAAAGAATCCATATTTTctagtgaaaattaaattagtggAATTATTGAGTGAGATATCGTATGTTACTGTAGAACATATATGTGGTGGATCAATGTTCcaaaaacattttatcgatGTTATTGTAACACTATTAGGTGATCAAGATCAAAGAATTAGACATGCAGCATCTGATGCTATTGTAAA aagtatTCCTTTGTTACATTATCAACAACCACATGATGATGTTATTACGCGAAAAGCTGTACAATatacggaaaaatttttaagtgcAGTAACCAGAAGTTCCGTAGAATTATCTTCTTGTCAACAGAAACAAAAGTTCTTTATAAATACCTCTATACAGCCATTTACAgctttaaattttcatgatgCCATGAACTATCGTCCAAATGTAGAATACTCAttgtcaattataattaatatgttggCAGAAATTCTTGGAGTACaatcatcaaaatatttagtatatgGCTGTTGTGAAGCTCTTTTTCGTTTAAGCGAAGTATACAGCACTACAGTATATATTAGAGGATGGGATTGTATTTCACCGAAAACATTGTTGAAAAAATCCCATAAAAAAGGCGGTAGCCGATTAGATATTAgcgattcaaattttacaaacgATATGATGCCATCGTCCGTGAGCAATGGTCTTTTATCTTTagctttatctttattatcgtCATCTCCTATAAGCTTAGATCTGTTAACACATAAACATTTGGTACTTCTTGCTGGCAATCTTGCTTCGGGTTTagctttttgtaattttaaacctAATGATCCAACCAAAACTTGGTGGGGTACatttaaagataaacaaatagaattgttattaatacatattatgagagtgttaaatatatttgttcataTAATTGATGATGTACAATTAACACAAACTAGTACAAAAACAACGTTACCATCTTTATCATCCACGCAAACGTtatctccaaaaaaaaaaataatatctgaaccgaagatgaaagaaaaaggagaaaaaattggGAGCTcaaaatttggaaaagaaCAAATGGGTGCGTTTATTTCTACATCGCATTACatgaaaatgtatgaaattctTAAAGCTGCACACTTGAATTATTTAGCCACACTTGAACCATATGCTAGCGAAATGTATTTGTCTCTGTTAAATGCGATTTTAGATGTTCTTTcacaaattcttgaaattatatctGTTAATGAAGCAGCTCAAATTGCGgaagaaattctatattatttacaaaatactgTTGTGTTGTCTCCAACCGCAACCGTTCAATGTGTTCAACAACTATTGAAGTGTTTATTTAGTACTAATGTGTGTGCACAATGGAATGAATTAGATATACAGAAAAATTCGGACAGAATAACCATATTATGGGATGATATCAAgggattttataattactgtTTTCAAAATCCTGCAAGACAAATGGCAGATACTATAAAATCCATAGGAAACAATTGCAGGGGTGAAAACGAACCAGATACCGg gtGGATAGGTTTGTTACATAGAAAAggagatagaaaattttcttctatttttaagaatttatcgaGATCATCCGATCAAAAAACCTCGGTAGCTTCGTTTATTCGTCTCTTTGAGCCGATGGTTATAAAATCCTTGAAACAATACACTGTAACAAGTAACGTGTCGTTACAGTGTCAAGTATTAATGTTACTTAGTCAGTTAGTGCAATTAAGAGTTAACTATTGTTTGCTGGACTCTGAGAGAATATTCATTGGATTTGTATTAAAACAGtttgaatttatcgaagaaGGTCATGTGAAACAAACGGAGGATCTGTTAccaaagattttcaatttcttagtTCATTTATCATATGAGAAAAATCATTCGAAAGCCATAATAGGAATTCCaaagataattcaattatGCGATGGACTTATGGCAAGTGGACAACCAGCTCTTACGTACTGTATACCAGCTCTCGCTCCTGTTGTAGaagatgtatttttaattagaaatgcaAGTTTGAATCCAGTAGAGCAAAGAGAGCTTGAGACGACAAGAGAAGTTTTGATTTCGATGCTTTTACGTCTTGTGGAATATTACCAAATCATCGAACTTCTGGCGTTATGTTTAACGGAATCTAGATTCAGTGGAGATGGTAAtggagaagaaaaatggagAAGATGGTCTAGGCTAACAATGGATTCTGTTCTTCCTATGTTAACAGccggaaaaattcgaatagaaTCGGAGAAAGCACACATAGCAATGGTTAAATTGTTCGCAGCTATTTCTCCCACAGTTTTCAGACCAGTTGATCCTCTTTTAAAAGTACTTTTTGCTAAACCCGATTCTTTAGATACTTCAAGTTTGAGATTAAAACGATGGTTAGGGGTAGTAAACGTTGTTTTGTTATCTTTGATAGCATGCTCGAAGGAGGAAGCAATGCTTGCGCGACTTTCTGACTtgagtataaatttttcagagtTATCACAATCCTTTCTTCACACGAAAACTTCTCGAACTACAGATCCTCTAAATGTTTTAGACAGTCAACTTGTCAAAGTACCGCCCGAAAGAATATTAgctagatttatttttaatgttatcaaCTTGGTGGGTTCCAAAGTGTATAATCTTCTTGGATTGTTAAATCCTAACCTCAATGATCCATACGTTGCATTCTCGGAATCGATAGAAAACGATTACTATTTGATCCATCAATTCGCATTCTTCCTTCAATTATGCATTCACATGTTCGAGTCTGGAAGTCATTGTAAAGTTGCGAATGCTGTAATACAAATGATTCAAGGTAGAAACGTTCTTGAAGAAGAAAAGCTACCAATTGCCGATCTAAACTTCTTGATGTTAAACATTGGAAACAAGTGTCCAACATTAACTTGTCAATGGGCTTATTTAATGACTTTATTAGGCTATAACGAAATGACATTTTGGTCGAAGATATTGGGCACCCGCCGAGCGGAATACGTCGTACACTGCCCTCCGagtgaagaaaagaatataaactGTGAGAGTagcattaatattcaaataattcgaaaaggtggtattatattgttttgcGATTACGTGTGCGAAACTTTGTGCGATGCAGAGCCTTTGACGTGGTTATTAGTTAATCATACAGAGGAGACGGTTAATAACGCTATCGAATCACCTGTCAGGGATCTATTGACAACAGCTATACATAGAAATCCTGCGGCTAGTGGATTGTTAGTACAAGCAATTGCAACCAAATGCACAGATTTGTCACCACCCAGTTTCGTAAAACGACTTTTACAATGTATAGAAGGTGCTCATCATTCTCAGAGCGGAGCTGTTTTAATGACATTGATACCGAGATTATTATCGACTAAATATCTTGCATTGTCGAGGATGGCGGCGAAAATAGCCAGTCGAAgagtagaaattttattgaccACGCCTGCAGCGGACGTGATGAAACAATTATCGAAAGACGATTTTACCAAAATTATGGAGACGCTTCAAATGACCAAGCTCGCGAAGAAACATGGCGGACTGGTCAGTTTATTGAACAAATTAGGGGTACAATACTACGATTTGTCCCCTCTGGAACTTGATCAATGCAGACCGTTTAATCCATCCACCGTGAAAAGTATTCAATTGGATCGTAATTGGTTTTTGTCGCAGGTAAAATTACGATGTTgtaattcgaatattaattataatctgtCAGAAGCAGCGCAATTGTTAAAAGTTTTGGATTTTGAAGATTGCCTTGGTATTTTGTCTTCCAAAGAGTTCAATATCGCGATATTGAAGCCATGCATAATATTAGGCGTACGAATGAGCGTGGAGAAGTGCCAAAAATTAGAATTCGGTGTAGCACAAAACGagaaagatttcaattttgaaactaGTCCGTTGTACAGCGCCGCCAAACAATGCTTATTGGACCACGTCCACTACGTCATCGATTTAATGCCTAAACCGCATTATATTTACGATCCGACGCAATCGAATAACAATTCGAGGGAGTTGAAGTATGCGATTCGATTGAACGAACTTCTAAACGAGTCGGTGTACTGGGACGTGCTTTTTATGTTGATACCAGCTGTAAAGATATACATGAaaacattatcaaaattagccaaatataatttagcgaaaatcgataaaaaatctgAAGAAGATTTAGCCAAATTTGCAGTTCTATGCCTGGAATTAACGTACTGGATGGTACATTGCGACGAGAAAAaggtgaaaaaattgaaaccaaGGAATATGGAGCTCGCGCTGAGTTGCGCATCCGAGATTTTAAAACATCCTGGCCCTAACAAAGTTTTTGGGGAAAACACAAGGTACTCGTGGGTTTGTAGCGGTGCTGCTTCATTAACAAGGATAGTAGAATATTTGCTAACGACACTCGACGCCTTACCAGTTATAGATACACGTGCTTTAGATCCAGCGCTGGAAGACGAGGATACTAAAGATTTCGCCCATGCTTGCACGCGGATGGCTAACCTCATCGCTTGGTTGGAACGATGTCAAAACGAACAATCATCGCCAACAAATATCCCACGATACATGTTCGACACGATACAAGACTTAATCGTAAGCATTAGCCGTCAACCGCTggtaaattcttatattctaACTCCGCCGTTGGTTTGGAAGCAAAATTGGAACGTTGTCGGTTCCGGTCCGACCAAATGTTACTTCCCTTTGTTACCCTCGGAGTCGAATCTTCTTCAGGAGGTGGAAATCTTGGAGCAATTTATTTACAGGATAAATCTGTTGGGCTGGATCTCTCGATTACAATTCGAGGAAATATGGATGGCCCTTCTGGGTGTGCTCAATCTGTCACAAAACGAGAACGTGTCGAGAGAAGAGATTCCTACGTTGATCCAAGCGAGTACCTTGGCTGTACAGGCGATAACGAAATTGCTGTTGCACACTTTGCTTCTTCCTTATCCAGGCAATCCAAAGGCCAGTACCGTGATTCATCATCCGAGGGATCCTCAGCTTTCCGTTCACAAAATTAGCTCGCAAAAGTTGTACGCAATTCAAGATTTACTCACGTGGAAATACGAGTGTATGAACGACTTGGAGATTAACTATGGCTTGAACATGGACCACATCTTCCACCGGGGAAACGTGGAAAGGGTTGCGAATTTGAGCAAGTATACGTACAGTCAACTTTCCGTTTCTTACTTGTGGTCATTATGTAACTTGTATGAGGACAAATTGAACGCCTCTGTTCTTAACTTAAAGAATAGGAGGAACGACGCGTTAATGTCAGCGTCGCTCGATTTAGATTCCTGCCTTCGTTTCTTAATAGAACTTTATACATCTTGGATGTCCCCGCAAGCTAATACACCTATACAATTGCTCACGGAGACTGTCAAGTCTATTCTAGCAATTTCGGAGTTGTTCGTCGAAAGAGCTCAGTATCAATGGATGTTGGACACGTGTTTGGAGATCTCTAGAATCCATCCCGCGGAGAACGATATTTTACATCAATATTTAGTAATTTCCGTTTGTAAAGCTGCTGCAGTGTTAACACCATTG GATTTCGAAACGTTGGATAAAGTGAAGCGTTTAGTAGATGCAAATCTCAAGTCGAACTTCTTACCTGCTAAAGTATCCGCCCTTCATGGCTCGTTGTACCTGCTACAAAGCGCTGTGCTTGCAAATTGCGAGGAGACGATGAATATTATACACCCGTTAGCGATAGAATATATACAGAAACATCTTGACGCGCAAGATTTGAGCGG TGTGTTAAGTCAAAGCGAAGAGCATCAAGGTGTGATGTGGGCTCTGGTGTTCTTTTTATTAGAGCACGCAGAAGATACTCCACCAGATACGGAAGCACCAGCCGTGTTAGAATTAGTTCTCACTTTACTTACAtcgcaaaatatttcttatagttTGCATCAAACCCTTTTGCAG GGGCTCGAGCGACTCGTAGCAACGAAAAGTGTGATTGGAAAGGTTGCCGAGCAAATAGTGAAAGTTGCGATCGATCGTTTAAAACAGCCTAGTCCTATGTTATCGTTACCCGCcttgcaattattattgacTTGCATGTATACGGAATCATCCGATAGattgaatcaattaaaaacaGAGGAACCATTACCAGATATTGAGCCGGAAACGCTAGTTCGGTCTATTGAACGTACTTCtgcaattttcgataaaattagaaGGGGACATTCTATGGAAGTGGAACTTTTATGCACAGTCTTATCCAGCGTGCTTGCTGATTTCTTTCCacctttagaaattttaaccaAAGTTATAGGGGAATTTTTGTCGCCGCAACAACCTCATCCACGATTACTTTCCGCCGTTGTATTTAAG gtTTGCGAAAGAGCATGCACTTGCGCGCAAATGGAACTTCTCCAAGATTGGGTTGTATTTAGCTTACCAAACTTTATTCAGAGTTTGCCGATTACGATGTCGACGTGGTGCTTgtcttgtttttttattagtacATCTACGAATCATTGGCTAAGAGCATT ATTTCCTTATATTCAATCCAGAATAGGAAAACACGAATACGAGGATAAAAAGATACTATGCATTGCTGCCTCTGATTTCTATCGTAAG ttatctAAGGAGACTCAAAAGAAGGCTTTCGTGGAAACTTTCGAAGCAGCAGCAAAAGAACCTGGAACTCCGTTTAGTGACATTTTAGCGTCTTTTTAG